The proteins below are encoded in one region of Microbispora sp. NBC_01189:
- a CDS encoding thiamine-phosphate kinase: MHKGCAITVGELGEFGVIQRISGRLPQGAAVLLGPGDDAAILRAPDGRVVVSTDLLVEGRHFRRDWSGGYDIGRKAAAQNLADIAAMGAEPTALVVGLGLPPDAAADWLDALTDGFRDECDLVGATVAGGDVTRSESVVLGVTALGDLGGRPPVTRSGARPGDVVAVAGRLGHAAAGLALLTAGAGAGAPELRELPEAHRRPRPPYACGPRAALLGATAMLDVSDGLLQDLGHVAEASGVAVALDAAALPVAEVLAAAAGELGADPLEWVLTGGDDHALAATFPPAVRLPPEWTVIGQVERGHGVRVDGQVRAVGGWDHFRE, translated from the coding sequence ATGCACAAGGGGTGTGCCATCACAGTCGGAGAACTGGGCGAATTCGGAGTAATTCAGCGAATATCAGGACGGCTTCCTCAGGGCGCGGCCGTACTGCTGGGCCCCGGTGACGACGCCGCGATCCTGCGCGCGCCCGACGGCCGGGTGGTGGTGAGCACGGACCTTCTGGTGGAGGGAAGGCACTTCCGCCGCGACTGGTCGGGCGGCTACGACATCGGCCGTAAGGCGGCGGCGCAGAACCTCGCCGACATCGCCGCCATGGGAGCGGAACCCACCGCGCTGGTGGTCGGGCTCGGCCTGCCCCCGGACGCCGCCGCCGACTGGCTCGACGCGCTGACCGACGGCTTCCGCGACGAGTGCGACCTCGTGGGCGCGACCGTGGCGGGGGGCGACGTCACGCGATCGGAGAGCGTCGTGCTCGGGGTGACCGCGCTGGGAGACCTCGGCGGACGGCCGCCGGTGACCCGTTCGGGCGCGCGGCCCGGGGACGTGGTCGCGGTGGCCGGCCGCCTCGGCCACGCGGCGGCGGGTCTCGCCCTGCTCACGGCGGGGGCGGGCGCCGGCGCGCCGGAGTTGCGGGAGCTTCCGGAGGCGCACCGGCGCCCCCGGCCGCCGTACGCCTGCGGGCCCCGGGCCGCGCTGCTCGGCGCGACGGCCATGCTCGACGTGAGCGACGGCCTGCTGCAGGACCTCGGGCACGTCGCGGAGGCCTCGGGAGTGGCCGTCGCCCTGGACGCCGCCGCCCTTCCCGTGGCGGAGGTCCTGGCCGCGGCGGCCGGCGAGCTGGGAGCAGACCCGCTGGAGTGGGTGCTGACCGGCGGCGACGACCACGCGCTCGCCGCGACCTTCCCTCCCGCCGTACGGCTGCCGCCGGAGTGGACGGTCATCGGCCAGGTCGAGCGGGGTCACGGCGTACGCGTCGACGGGCAGGTCCGGGCCGTGGGCGGATGGGATCACTTCCGTGAATGA
- a CDS encoding Lrp/AsnC ligand binding domain-containing protein produces the protein MVQAYILIQTEVGRAASVAEEISSIPGVTQAEDVTGPYDVIVRAQAGNVDELGKLVVAQIQAVQGITRTLTCPIVHI, from the coding sequence ATGGTGCAGGCCTACATCCTTATCCAGACCGAGGTCGGCAGGGCGGCCAGCGTGGCCGAGGAGATCTCCTCCATCCCTGGGGTGACACAGGCCGAGGACGTGACCGGCCCCTACGACGTGATCGTCCGCGCCCAGGCCGGCAACGTGGACGAACTCGGCAAGCTCGTGGTGGCCCAGATCCAGGCGGTGCAGGGCATCACCCGCACACTGACGTGTCCGATCGTCCACATCTGA
- a CDS encoding DUF3515 domain-containing protein gives MARGTAAAAAGLTLALLTACSSTVHVEPPSPSGEAAAACRRLGAALPGTLDGLGRAEPEPPSPYVAVWGDGQIALRCGVPRPAAMEPTAEVVDVNGVGWFQDPRLPTLFTSVNRVAYVEVTIAKSHQPAAVLVDLAEPVKRNVPD, from the coding sequence GTGGCGAGGGGCACGGCCGCGGCCGCGGCGGGTCTGACGCTGGCCCTGCTCACGGCCTGCTCGTCGACCGTCCACGTGGAGCCGCCCTCGCCGTCCGGCGAGGCCGCCGCGGCCTGCCGCAGGCTCGGCGCGGCCCTGCCCGGGACGCTCGACGGGCTCGGCCGGGCCGAGCCCGAGCCACCCTCGCCGTACGTCGCCGTCTGGGGCGACGGCCAGATCGCCCTGCGCTGCGGCGTGCCCCGCCCGGCCGCGATGGAGCCCACGGCCGAGGTCGTCGACGTCAACGGCGTCGGCTGGTTCCAGGACCCCCGGCTGCCGACGCTGTTCACCTCGGTCAACCGGGTGGCGTACGTCGAGGTCACGATCGCCAAGAGCCACCAACCGGCCGCGGTGCTGGTCGATCTCGCCGAGCCGGTCAAGCGGAACGTCCCCGATTAG
- a CDS encoding D-alanine--D-alanine ligase family protein, translated as MNEDRESPSRVRVAVVFGGRNSEHAVSLMGAGSVLQAIDRTKYEVVPIGIAQDGRWVLASGRQTYAIESGRLPVVDDSGTALALPGDSGALVALEPGEIPRSLGQVDVVFPVMHGPFGEDGTIQGLLEMAGVRYVGSGVLASAVGMDKAYMKLVLRAAGLPVGPFVVVRDRDWRLDRGRVLKEIEELGWPVFVKPSRAGSSQGISKAHDPESLELAIERAREHDPKVLVEAAVAGREIECAVLESPDGAAPEASVPGEVLVRGDREFFDFEAKYHPGQMELRAPADIPAEAAETLRAMAVRAYEALGCEGLSRVDFFYTPSGELIVNEINTMPGFTSLSVAPQLWAATGLPYADLVDRLIQLALRRPAGLR; from the coding sequence ATGAATGAGGATCGCGAGTCCCCGTCACGCGTGCGCGTGGCAGTCGTCTTCGGCGGGCGCAACTCCGAGCACGCCGTCTCGCTGATGGGCGCGGGCAGCGTGCTGCAGGCCATCGACCGGACGAAGTACGAGGTCGTCCCCATCGGCATCGCCCAGGACGGGCGCTGGGTGCTGGCCTCCGGCCGCCAGACGTACGCGATCGAGTCGGGCCGCCTGCCCGTCGTGGACGACTCGGGCACGGCGCTCGCGCTGCCGGGGGATTCCGGCGCGCTCGTGGCCCTGGAGCCCGGCGAGATCCCGCGCTCGCTCGGGCAGGTGGACGTCGTGTTCCCGGTGATGCACGGCCCGTTCGGCGAGGACGGGACCATCCAGGGCCTGCTGGAGATGGCCGGGGTCCGTTACGTCGGCTCGGGCGTGCTGGCCAGCGCGGTCGGGATGGACAAGGCGTACATGAAGCTCGTCCTGCGCGCGGCAGGCCTGCCGGTCGGCCCGTTCGTGGTCGTCCGGGACCGCGACTGGCGCCTCGACCGCGGCCGGGTGCTGAAGGAGATCGAGGAACTGGGCTGGCCGGTGTTCGTCAAGCCGTCCCGGGCCGGGTCGTCGCAGGGGATCTCCAAGGCGCACGACCCCGAGTCGCTGGAGCTGGCGATCGAGCGGGCCCGCGAGCACGACCCGAAGGTGCTGGTCGAGGCCGCCGTCGCCGGCCGGGAGATCGAGTGCGCCGTGCTGGAGTCGCCGGACGGCGCCGCTCCCGAGGCCAGCGTCCCCGGCGAGGTGCTGGTGCGGGGCGACCGCGAGTTCTTCGACTTCGAGGCCAAGTATCATCCCGGCCAGATGGAGCTCCGGGCCCCCGCCGACATCCCCGCCGAGGCGGCCGAGACGCTGCGGGCCATGGCGGTGCGCGCGTACGAGGCGCTCGGCTGCGAGGGACTGTCGAGGGTCGACTTCTTCTACACGCCGTCCGGCGAGCTGATCGTCAACGAGATCAACACCATGCCGGGGTTCACCTCGCTGTCGGTCGCGCCGCAGCTGTGGGCCGCCACCGGGCTGCCGTACGCCGACCTGGTGGACCGCCTGATCCAGCTCGCCCTGCGCCGCCCCGCCGGGCTGCGCTGA
- a CDS encoding NAD(P)H-dependent glycerol-3-phosphate dehydrogenase, whose amino-acid sequence MSRAAVFGTGSWGTTFAMILAEAGTTTTLWGRRAQIVDAINETRENPEYLPGTRLPDTLRATIDPAEAMDGADFVVLAVPSQTLRANLQGWKHHIPPGAVLVSLMKGVELGTCKRMSEVACEVAEVPASRVAVVSGPNLVPELARRQPAAAVVACTDEEVADRLQEACHLPWFRTYTNPDVVGVELGGAVKNVIALAVGVAAGMGLGDNVRATLMTRGLAEIARLGAALGADQHTFAGLAGMGDLVATCTSPLSRNRTFGENLGRGMTMAEVVAATKQTAEGVKSCESVLELARKHDVEMPITEVVVGVVHDGMTPGEAAVLLMSRTPKPERYGV is encoded by the coding sequence GTGAGCAGGGCGGCTGTTTTTGGTACGGGCTCGTGGGGCACCACGTTCGCGATGATCCTCGCCGAGGCGGGCACCACGACGACCCTGTGGGGCAGGCGGGCGCAGATCGTCGACGCGATCAACGAGACCCGGGAGAACCCGGAGTACCTGCCGGGGACGCGACTGCCCGACACCCTCCGCGCGACGATCGACCCCGCCGAGGCGATGGACGGCGCGGACTTCGTGGTCCTTGCCGTCCCGTCCCAGACGCTGCGCGCCAACCTCCAGGGGTGGAAGCACCACATCCCGCCCGGGGCGGTGCTGGTCAGCCTGATGAAGGGCGTCGAACTCGGCACCTGCAAGCGGATGAGCGAGGTCGCCTGCGAGGTGGCGGAGGTGCCGGCGAGCCGGGTGGCCGTGGTCTCCGGGCCCAACCTGGTGCCCGAGCTGGCCCGGCGGCAGCCCGCCGCGGCCGTCGTCGCCTGCACCGACGAGGAGGTGGCGGACCGGCTGCAGGAGGCGTGCCACCTGCCGTGGTTCCGGACGTACACGAACCCGGACGTGGTCGGCGTCGAGCTTGGCGGCGCGGTCAAGAACGTCATCGCGCTGGCCGTCGGCGTCGCGGCCGGCATGGGCCTGGGCGACAACGTGCGCGCGACGCTCATGACGCGCGGGCTCGCCGAGATCGCCCGGCTGGGCGCGGCGCTCGGCGCCGACCAGCACACCTTCGCGGGCCTCGCCGGCATGGGCGACCTCGTCGCGACCTGCACCTCGCCGCTGTCGCGCAACCGGACCTTCGGCGAGAACCTGGGGCGCGGGATGACGATGGCCGAGGTCGTCGCGGCCACCAAGCAGACCGCCGAGGGCGTCAAGTCGTGCGAGTCGGTGCTCGAACTGGCCAGGAAGCACGACGTGGAGATGCCGATCACCGAGGTGGTTGTGGGGGTCGTCCACGACGGCATGACCCCTGGAGAGGCCGCCGTGCTGCTCATGTCCCGCACGCCGAAACCGGAGCGCTACGGCGTCTGA
- a CDS encoding lysophospholipid acyltransferase family protein: protein MSHPSDPAPDPSTPAPRAADPGSGRLPEAVSRRAGRPPRRWEALAVVVVKPISRLFVRRKWRGGENIPRTGGLIIAANHLSWSDPVLLAHYLYNNGRWPTILAKAGLFRLPLLGRAVRQFQAIPVERNSTEATRSLRTAEERLRNGACIMFYPEGTISRDPEMWPMTGKTGVARLALTSGVPVIPIAHWGAQDLLPYGEKKPHLLPRTTFHVLAGPPVDLSRYAGQPLRGAVLRDATADIMAAITALLAEIRDEKAPEVPYDPKNDSNG from the coding sequence GTGAGCCACCCCAGCGACCCCGCACCCGACCCGAGCACTCCCGCGCCCCGCGCCGCCGACCCCGGTTCGGGTCGTCTTCCGGAGGCGGTGAGCCGGCGTGCCGGGCGGCCGCCCCGCCGGTGGGAGGCGCTCGCGGTCGTCGTCGTCAAGCCGATCTCCCGGCTCTTCGTACGGCGGAAGTGGCGCGGCGGGGAGAACATCCCGCGCACCGGGGGGCTGATCATCGCGGCCAACCACCTGTCGTGGTCCGACCCCGTGCTGCTCGCCCACTACCTCTACAACAACGGGCGGTGGCCGACGATCCTGGCCAAGGCCGGCCTCTTCCGGCTGCCCCTCCTCGGCCGCGCCGTCAGGCAGTTCCAGGCCATCCCGGTCGAGCGCAACAGCACCGAGGCCACGCGGTCGCTCAGGACCGCCGAGGAGCGGCTCCGGAACGGCGCCTGCATCATGTTCTATCCCGAGGGCACGATCAGCCGCGATCCCGAGATGTGGCCGATGACCGGCAAGACCGGTGTCGCCCGGCTGGCCCTCACGAGCGGCGTGCCGGTCATCCCGATCGCGCACTGGGGCGCCCAGGACCTGCTGCCGTACGGCGAGAAGAAGCCGCACCTCCTGCCTCGCACGACCTTCCACGTGCTCGCCGGGCCGCCGGTGGACCTGTCCCGGTACGCCGGGCAGCCCCTGCGCGGCGCGGTCCTGCGCGACGCGACCGCCGACATCATGGCGGCCATCACCGCCCTGCTCGCCGAGATTCGGGATGAGAAGGCGCCAGAGGTCCCCTATGACCCGAAGAACGACTCCAACGGCTGA
- the cofC gene encoding 2-phospho-L-lactate guanylyltransferase — translation MPLVRWSIVVPVKTLIRAKTRLAAAAGPHRADLAVAVACDTVAAALRCRLVARVVVVTADPLPARRLAALGAHVVADPDRGLNTALRTGAEEAVRLAPGDAVGALQADLPALRPAELETVLGAAPEFDQAFVPDAAEVGTTFYGVRPGVPFRPGFGGESRARHLSRGAKELAPPGIASVRRDVDTIEDLREALALGVGPATAGVAARILGGAPR, via the coding sequence ATGCCCCTGGTGCGATGGTCAATTGTGGTTCCGGTGAAGACCCTGATCCGGGCCAAGACACGGCTCGCCGCCGCGGCGGGGCCGCACCGGGCCGACCTGGCGGTGGCGGTGGCCTGCGACACCGTGGCGGCGGCGCTGCGCTGCCGCCTCGTCGCGCGGGTGGTGGTCGTGACGGCCGACCCGCTGCCCGCGCGGCGGCTGGCCGCCCTGGGCGCCCATGTGGTGGCCGATCCCGACCGGGGGCTGAACACGGCCCTGCGGACCGGCGCGGAGGAGGCCGTACGGCTCGCGCCGGGCGACGCCGTCGGCGCCCTGCAGGCCGACCTGCCCGCCCTGCGGCCCGCGGAGCTGGAGACGGTGCTCGGGGCCGCGCCGGAGTTCGACCAGGCGTTCGTCCCCGACGCCGCCGAGGTGGGCACCACGTTCTACGGCGTACGGCCCGGCGTGCCCTTCCGGCCGGGATTCGGCGGCGAGTCGCGGGCCCGGCACCTCTCACGGGGGGCCAAGGAGCTGGCCCCGCCCGGGATCGCCTCGGTGCGCCGGGACGTCGACACGATCGAGGACCTGCGCGAGGCCCTCGCCCTCGGCGTCGGTCCCGCGACCGCCGGGGTCGCGGCCCGGATCCTCGGCGGCGCACCGCGCTGA
- a CDS encoding MFS transporter gives MMANTASTAASEPVDEAPVDEAPVDEAPVDEAPVGEAPAYRWRWAALFVILAAEIMDLLDAMVTNIAAPSMRADLGGSESIIQWLGAAYTLAMAVGLITGGRLGDIFGRKRMFLIGAAGFTAGSLLCAVAQSPEMLIGARVVQGLFGAVMLPQGLGMIKEMFPPAEMGKAFGMFGPVMGLSAVGGPILAGWLVEADYWGTGWRMIFLVNLPLGLAALAAGLRFLPESRSPHPLRLDLGGVVLASVGGFLVIYPLVQGREHDWPVWAFVMLAASAVVFAAFGWFQSRRSRGGGDPLIVPSLFRKRAFTGGLFTGMVFFSGMAGFMLAFNLYCQIGLHYSALKAGLVMVPWSAGMIVGFGVAQPLQKLGRRLLHLGTLVMTLGVLGVLLTLTITGTQMNPWQLVPALLVSGVGMGMLMSPFFDIVLAGVEEHETGSASGTLTAVQQLGNAFGVALLGTIFFDLLGDLPTAASFDQAMKVTLWVVAGMLVVTFAVAFLLPRHARENAEAAH, from the coding sequence ATGATGGCGAACACTGCCAGCACCGCGGCGTCCGAGCCGGTGGACGAGGCGCCGGTGGACGAGGCGCCGGTGGACGAGGCGCCGGTGGACGAGGCGCCCGTGGGCGAGGCACCCGCGTACCGGTGGCGCTGGGCCGCGCTCTTCGTGATCCTCGCGGCGGAGATCATGGATCTGCTCGACGCGATGGTCACCAACATCGCGGCGCCGAGCATGCGCGCCGACCTGGGCGGGTCGGAGTCGATCATCCAGTGGCTGGGCGCCGCCTACACGCTGGCCATGGCCGTGGGCCTGATCACCGGCGGCCGGCTGGGAGACATCTTCGGGCGCAAGCGGATGTTCCTGATCGGGGCCGCCGGCTTCACCGCGGGCTCCCTGCTGTGCGCCGTCGCGCAGTCGCCCGAGATGCTCATCGGGGCCCGGGTGGTGCAGGGCCTGTTCGGCGCGGTCATGCTGCCCCAGGGACTCGGCATGATCAAGGAGATGTTCCCGCCGGCCGAGATGGGCAAGGCGTTCGGCATGTTCGGGCCGGTCATGGGCCTGTCCGCCGTGGGCGGCCCGATCCTGGCCGGCTGGCTCGTGGAGGCCGACTACTGGGGCACCGGCTGGCGCATGATCTTCCTGGTCAACCTGCCGCTCGGCCTCGCCGCGCTGGCCGCCGGTCTGCGCTTCCTGCCCGAGTCGCGGTCGCCGCACCCGCTGCGGCTCGACCTGGGCGGAGTCGTGCTCGCCTCCGTGGGCGGCTTCCTGGTGATCTATCCCCTCGTGCAGGGGCGTGAGCACGACTGGCCGGTGTGGGCCTTCGTCATGCTGGCCGCCTCGGCGGTGGTCTTCGCCGCCTTCGGCTGGTTCCAGTCCCGCAGGAGCCGCGGGGGCGGTGACCCGCTGATCGTGCCGAGCCTGTTCCGCAAGCGCGCCTTCACCGGCGGCCTGTTCACCGGGATGGTGTTCTTCTCCGGCATGGCCGGGTTCATGCTGGCCTTCAACCTCTACTGCCAGATCGGGCTGCACTACTCCGCGCTGAAGGCCGGCCTGGTGATGGTCCCGTGGTCCGCCGGAATGATCGTCGGCTTCGGGGTCGCCCAGCCGCTGCAGAAGCTCGGGCGCAGGCTGCTGCACCTCGGCACGCTCGTCATGACGCTGGGGGTCCTCGGCGTCCTGCTCACGCTGACCATCACCGGGACGCAGATGAACCCCTGGCAGCTCGTCCCCGCCCTGCTGGTCAGCGGGGTCGGCATGGGCATGCTGATGTCGCCGTTCTTCGACATCGTCCTCGCCGGGGTGGAGGAGCACGAGACCGGCTCGGCCTCCGGCACGCTGACCGCCGTGCAGCAACTGGGCAATGCCTTCGGCGTGGCCCTGCTCGGCACGATCTTCTTCGACCTGCTCGGCGACCTGCCCACCGCCGCGAGCTTCGACCAGGCCATGAAGGTCACCCTCTGGGTCGTCGCCGGGATGCTCGTCGTGACGTTCGCGGTGGCGTTCCTCCTGCCCAGGCACGCCCGCGAGAACGCGGAGGCGGCGCACTAG
- a CDS encoding TetR/AcrR family transcriptional regulator, with the protein MTQPDMPTPPWERPPKRRRPPRVPLSRERIVDAAYAVLDREGYDGLSMRQVAAELHVAVSALYVHVRDKDELLRLMYNRLFDGYELPEPDPEHWREQVRDFARQGRKHLLGHRDMAKISMGHVPFTPELLPHVERLLAMFTTAGLPKKVAAIAGDLLSTYMDGFVLEESLWRDRYPENGGAAPEKMREEIQSYFASLPQDRFPNLVALADVMVDESNDYRFELGLEIILRGIASYVGEPDPGNDHPETG; encoded by the coding sequence TTGACGCAGCCGGACATGCCGACGCCGCCGTGGGAGCGCCCGCCGAAGCGGCGCAGGCCGCCAAGGGTGCCTCTGAGCCGGGAGCGCATCGTGGACGCCGCGTACGCCGTCCTCGACCGGGAGGGTTACGACGGGCTGAGCATGCGCCAGGTGGCCGCGGAGCTGCACGTCGCCGTCTCGGCGCTCTACGTCCACGTACGTGACAAGGACGAGCTGCTGCGGCTGATGTACAACCGGCTGTTCGACGGCTACGAGCTGCCCGAGCCCGATCCCGAGCACTGGCGGGAGCAGGTCAGGGACTTCGCCCGCCAGGGACGCAAGCACCTGCTCGGTCACCGGGACATGGCGAAGATCTCGATGGGCCACGTCCCCTTCACCCCGGAGCTGCTCCCCCACGTCGAGCGGTTGCTGGCGATGTTCACCACCGCCGGGCTGCCGAAGAAGGTCGCCGCCATCGCGGGTGACCTGCTGTCGACGTACATGGACGGGTTCGTGCTGGAGGAGAGCCTCTGGCGGGACCGCTATCCGGAGAACGGCGGAGCGGCCCCGGAGAAGATGCGCGAGGAGATCCAGAGCTACTTCGCCTCGCTCCCGCAGGACCGGTTCCCGAACCTGGTGGCGCTCGCCGACGTCATGGTGGACGAGTCGAACGACTACCGGTTCGAACTCGGCCTGGAGATCATCCTGCGTGGCATCGCCTCCTACGTCGGCGAGCCGGACCCCGGGAACGACCACCCGGAGACCGGCTGA
- a CDS encoding SpoIIE family protein phosphatase yields MHVGHERETSRIPLELFDHAPVGVLVTGGEDHRLVYTNAALAAMFGERPDGGWTCGERSGEDRPAGTPVREVFPDLVRRISPGTLGHVLETGEAVCLDEVVVTVTGPGGASREASFRLNLSRVPLTCGESGLLAVVQEVSAHIAAARRVRVMEKEWRRLQRRYQSMVWADAHLVWVTGPHGEAREMSQGWHRLTGQTVEESLGDGWFRTIHPEDRAAAVESWDRATEQAVSFYEQIYRVRTPDGRYRHVRYRAVPVHEDGEVVEWVGASTDVEQEWQEARRRRLLDRAAAAASDISNIEEMCEEFANVIVPELADSCYVYLLPEAGGAPSGSIVTERVASAVREGLPSLPPRRKEYHPADSGFVRAVRQRRPLQATFPPGRPPFPCADDVTAWIKEAGEHSLAIMPVVVEGEVATVVVTGVCGDRPPIGPDDVRLMREMLDHTHDAVSKALRFRRNQRVALALQHSLLAEPPRVPGLEIAARYQASPTAAEIGGDWYDAFVPSGGVLDLVIGDVAGHDLAAAVCMSQVRNMLRALAVDRDESPGHVLRRLNAALETLNRESTATCVLTRVERDEEGGWRLAYSVAGHPPPLLVTGDGRSRFLRDARNPLLGLRHGRPWTSAVEPLPPDGTLLLYTDGLVERRGEDIGDGLERLRRRAEPLARAPLGRFCDELLTGMPLSGEDDIAMIALRLPPAG; encoded by the coding sequence GTGCACGTCGGCCACGAACGAGAGACCAGCCGCATTCCACTGGAGCTGTTCGACCATGCGCCGGTCGGAGTTCTGGTGACCGGGGGCGAGGACCACCGGCTCGTCTACACGAACGCCGCCTTGGCCGCGATGTTCGGTGAGCGGCCGGACGGCGGGTGGACGTGTGGCGAGCGGTCTGGCGAAGACCGGCCGGCCGGGACGCCCGTCCGGGAGGTCTTCCCCGACCTCGTCCGGCGGATCTCCCCCGGCACGCTCGGCCACGTCCTGGAGACGGGGGAGGCGGTGTGCCTCGACGAGGTCGTCGTCACCGTGACCGGTCCCGGCGGCGCGTCCCGCGAGGCCTCCTTTCGCCTGAACCTGTCCAGGGTTCCCCTCACCTGCGGGGAGAGCGGTCTGCTGGCGGTGGTCCAGGAAGTCTCGGCGCATATCGCCGCGGCCCGGCGCGTCCGGGTCATGGAGAAGGAGTGGCGCCGCCTCCAGCGCCGCTACCAGAGCATGGTGTGGGCGGACGCGCACCTGGTGTGGGTGACCGGCCCGCACGGCGAGGCCAGGGAGATGAGCCAGGGCTGGCACCGCCTGACGGGACAGACCGTGGAGGAGAGCCTCGGCGACGGCTGGTTCAGGACCATCCACCCCGAGGACCGCGCGGCCGCCGTGGAGTCCTGGGACAGGGCCACCGAACAGGCCGTCTCGTTCTACGAGCAGATCTACCGCGTCCGCACCCCCGACGGCCGCTACCGTCACGTCCGCTACCGGGCCGTGCCCGTGCACGAGGACGGTGAGGTGGTGGAGTGGGTGGGCGCCTCCACCGACGTCGAGCAGGAGTGGCAGGAGGCCCGGCGTCGCCGGCTGCTGGACCGCGCCGCCGCCGCCGCGAGCGACATCTCCAACATCGAGGAGATGTGCGAGGAGTTCGCCAACGTGATCGTGCCGGAACTGGCCGACTCGTGCTACGTCTACCTGCTGCCCGAGGCGGGTGGCGCGCCGTCCGGGTCGATCGTCACCGAGCGCGTCGCCTCCGCCGTACGGGAGGGGCTGCCGAGCCTGCCGCCGCGGCGCAAGGAGTACCACCCCGCCGACAGCGGGTTCGTCCGCGCGGTGCGGCAGCGCCGGCCCCTGCAGGCGACCTTCCCGCCGGGACGGCCGCCGTTCCCCTGCGCGGACGACGTGACAGCGTGGATCAAAGAGGCCGGGGAGCACAGCCTGGCCATCATGCCGGTCGTCGTCGAGGGCGAGGTGGCGACGGTGGTCGTGACCGGCGTCTGCGGGGACCGCCCCCCGATCGGGCCGGACGACGTCCGGTTGATGCGGGAGATGCTCGACCACACGCACGACGCCGTCAGCAAGGCTCTGCGGTTCCGGCGCAACCAGAGGGTGGCGCTGGCCCTGCAGCACAGCCTGCTGGCGGAGCCGCCCCGGGTGCCCGGCCTGGAGATCGCCGCGCGCTACCAGGCGAGCCCGACCGCCGCGGAGATCGGCGGGGACTGGTACGACGCGTTCGTGCCGTCCGGCGGCGTCCTCGACCTGGTGATCGGGGACGTGGCCGGGCACGACCTCGCCGCGGCCGTGTGCATGAGCCAGGTGCGGAACATGCTGCGGGCGCTCGCCGTCGACCGCGACGAGTCTCCCGGGCACGTCCTGCGACGGCTCAACGCCGCCCTGGAGACCCTGAACCGGGAGAGCACCGCGACCTGCGTCCTCACCCGCGTCGAGAGAGACGAAGAGGGCGGATGGCGGCTGGCCTACTCGGTGGCCGGGCATCCGCCGCCGTTGCTGGTGACCGGCGACGGGCGGAGCCGTTTCCTGCGGGACGCGCGCAACCCCCTCCTCGGCCTGCGTCACGGCAGGCCGTGGACCAGCGCCGTGGAGCCGCTGCCGCCGGACGGCACCCTGCTGCTCTACACCGACGGCCTCGTCGAACGGCGGGGAGAGGACATCGGCGACGGACTCGAACGGCTGCGGCGGCGCGCCGAGCCGCTCGCCCGCGCGCCCCTGGGCCGGTTCTGCGACGAACTGCTCACCGGCATGCCTCTCTCGGGAGAGGACGACATCGCCATGATCGCCCTGCGCCTGCCGCCGGCAGGCTAA
- a CDS encoding HU family DNA-binding protein: MNKKELVDAIADRVGDKKTATEAVNAVLDAIQGAVASGDKVSITGFGAFEMVHKPARTARNPSTGDPIKVEESWAPRFRPGADFKEQVNAGGKAAKKK, from the coding sequence ATGAACAAGAAGGAACTCGTCGACGCGATCGCGGATCGTGTCGGTGACAAGAAGACGGCCACCGAGGCCGTCAACGCCGTCCTCGACGCCATCCAGGGTGCCGTCGCCAGCGGTGACAAGGTCTCGATCACCGGCTTCGGCGCCTTCGAGATGGTGCACAAGCCCGCCCGTACGGCTCGCAACCCCTCCACAGGCGACCCGATCAAGGTGGAGGAGAGCTGGGCGCCGAGGTTCCGCCCTGGCGCGGACTTCAAGGAGCAGGTCAACGCGGGCGGCAAGGCCGCCAAGAAGAAGTAG
- the leuD gene encoding 3-isopropylmalate dehydratase small subunit: protein MDAFTTHTGRAVPLRRSNVDTDQIIPAVWLKQVSRTGFEKGLFAAWREDPSFVLNDPAYEGASILVSGPDFGTGSSREHAVWALQQYGFRAVIASRFGDIFRNNSTKMGLLPVVLPEDVVKSLQDAVEADPATEITVDLVERQVRAGDLVASFEIDDYTRWRLLEGLDDIGLTLRHADAVEEYENGRQPWLPTTV from the coding sequence ATGGACGCCTTCACCACGCACACCGGCCGGGCCGTGCCGCTGCGCCGCAGCAACGTGGACACCGACCAGATCATCCCGGCCGTCTGGCTCAAGCAGGTCAGCCGTACGGGCTTCGAGAAGGGCCTGTTCGCCGCCTGGCGGGAGGACCCGTCGTTCGTGCTCAACGACCCGGCGTACGAGGGCGCGTCGATCCTCGTCTCCGGGCCCGACTTCGGCACCGGCTCCTCGCGTGAGCACGCCGTCTGGGCCCTGCAGCAGTACGGCTTCCGCGCCGTGATCGCCTCGCGGTTCGGCGACATCTTCCGCAACAACTCCACCAAGATGGGCCTGCTGCCGGTCGTCCTGCCCGAGGACGTCGTCAAGAGCCTGCAGGACGCGGTGGAGGCCGACCCGGCGACGGAGATCACCGTCGACCTCGTGGAACGTCAGGTGCGCGCGGGGGACCTGGTCGCGTCGTTCGAGATCGACGACTACACCCGCTGGCGGTTGCTGGAGGGCCTCGACGACATCGGCCTGACCCTGCGTCACGCGGACGCCGTCGAGGAGTACGAGAATGGACGGCAGCCATGGCTGCCGACGACCGTCTGA